A stretch of DNA from Paramisgurnus dabryanus chromosome 19, PD_genome_1.1, whole genome shotgun sequence:
AAATCTTCAACACAGATCCATCCAAACAAACTAGCTTAAAGACAATATCTTTTTCTTCCGTCACCTTTCATCAGCTGAGTGTTCCAGTGCAATCCTGGACGGCCTTAATGACCACAGGATTTCAAACCAGCACCTGGATGGACATTCAGATGACAAGGATATAACACTGCAgccataacaacaacaacagccaCTGTTCATAGACACAGTTCAGGCTGAGTCCTGCTCACCGATCTCACTACAGCTGAATTGTGAATCAACACCCAAGGACCTTTCTGTAGATAACAACCAGGAAAGGCAAGAGAACACTATCCAGCCTCCAGTAACaccagaatcacagctgatgtcATCACACTCTCTCTCCAACCTCCCCACTTCTGTGCTTTTTAGAGAAAAATGGATAAACTGATATTTGCTGTAACAAAGTTTTCCTACTCTATTGCTGCGGGTCCCCAAATATTAACCAAGAAACAGAGGGCTCCACAACCACCTAACGCCCGTTTCACACAAACTCTGTATGCAGTGCATTTGCGGTGCATATTTTTACGTGCccatgttaacaggttagagcTTTCACACAGTATAGGTATGCGGTCCGTCCGGTCCATTGCAGATGCAGAAGTCTATTTTTGCTGTACTGCATGCAAGCTGCACGCGCTGATTTAtgtggaaaaaaaaacacaggaaGCTATGCTATATTGTATATGGAGAAGGAGTTTCCACAAAAAATGTCAATCACATGATAATTTTATACACAAAAGCAGCGGGTCAGCAACGCAGTGCAAATggagtatgtgtgaaacaggcGTAAGCCTCAGAGCCCAGCCCGCCCTCCCTCTCCGTCTGAGAGAGCCCTCCGACCTCTGCCTCAACGTCAGGGATCACACCTGCCCTCATCTGCAAGCAGCACTGGTAACTGATATGTGTTGGGTCCCCACTACGACAGCagtaaaaatcataattattTACAGAACAAGCGGGAGCCCAATGTCCCTTTAGCTTTTCCTATCTCTGTCCTGATATGTGATAAAATTGCTGTGTGGCTGGAGAGTGCCACCTTCTTTCTATCTAATCTACTGCCTTTTAGACGTCATTCTGAGATTGACACAGGGCCAAAACCAGttactgttaagttagcactTCTGAACATCCGCTCACTAAAGAACAAATCAATGTGAAGTAATTCATAGAAATGCATTGTTTTTGTTCTAGCATATTATTGCGGCGAACATTAACGTAGAATATATGCGGTCAATGTGTAAAGAGTTTAAGGCACTATGATGATTTCAGTGTAATTTGTTCTTGTGTTTCTTCTGATGATATTGAAGACTTGCAGACTGAGTgaatctctctccacagattGAGCAGACgtatggtttctctccagtgtgaattctctcatgGGTTTTTAAGTTACTTGACTGATTAAACGTCTTAttacactgagagcatttgtaaggtttttcacctgtatgagttctctggtgcATTACAAAATTATCAAGCCGCCCAAAACTCCTCCCACAGAGactacagtgatgaggtttctctccagtgtgaattctctcatggacttttaatttacttgaCTGATTAAACGTCTtttcacactgagagcatttgaaaaGTCTTTCACCTGTATGACTTCTCTGATGCCTTACTAAATTATTATGCCGCCCataactcttcccacaaacactacagtgataaggtttctctccagtgtgaactttcTGATGAACTATGAAATTAGATAGATAAGTGAATCTCTTTCCACATTCAGAGCAggcgtaaggtttctctccggtgtgaattcTCTCATGGAGTTTTAAGGTACTTGACTGAGTATACGTCTtttcacactgagagcatttgtaaggtttttcagtGTGAATCCTCTTGTGGCATATAAGATTAGATTTATGACAGAAATGTTTATCACAGAATGAACATTGATAAAGTTTCTCTTCAGAGTGATTTTTCTGGTGTGATTTTAATGAAGCTGAAAACCTATAGGCCTTGTCACATTTACTGCACTGATACGGTCTCTCATTGGTGTGTTTAAACACATGTCCCTTCAGATTGCTTTTTTGTATGAATCTCATCTCACAGTGAGGACACTCGTATggtttttctcctgtgtgaattCTCTGATGAGCACCAAGACTTTGTTTGGTGCTGAAGTAATTTCCACATTCAGTGCAATAGAAAGGCTTTTCACcactgtgtgtcctcatgtgaACTTTCAGCTGAGATAAGAAGACAAAATCCTTCCCACACTGCTCACAGTgaaacttcttcttcttctctccgTGTTCTTCTGAATGatgaagtttcttctcttgtaaggtagtaaagctgagtttctgttctgtgtgttttctctcgtgtctctctaaatgtctctgtgagctgaatgtctttccacacgtgatgcaggaaagagtttgtgctgtcagtcgATCTTCTGATGTGGGGGACGTTTCTCTATCACAGCATGACTCACTCTTaacatctgaaagaaacatgaTACAATTTAATTCTCAATACTTTTATTAACACAGAGCAGCATAAATTTAGATTCTGTATCTTTTTCTATATGCACACAGAGACAGAAGACAGCTCTCAGTGCTGTTATTATCACTGGGTCAttcatgggcgtcggaagcaagGACACACGGACAGGAAAGGAAACAGGAAGTATCACGTTGCTATGCCAACACGTTCACAACAGTATTGTTGAGCtgtaaatgaataagtaaataatttttttatataaatttggAAAGAAATTTCACACGAAAatgtgtttgcttgttttatttgggCTAATGCTTGAGGAGTTTAGGAGAATGTATGGAGCGAATTTTGTGCcaaaattttacaaacaaatccatcattttgcaaacaaactcaatctgctttgcaaagggaaaacttgactcgcaaacaaacagaaaacgctttgcaaataataaaaggcaatttaagagaaaatgcagaggtgttacaaatatgtactgtgttttgtaaatgtgaccatgattttctcacaaatgtgaccatgattttctcacaaatgtgaccatgattttctcacaaatgggaccatgattttctcacaaatgggaccatgattttttcacaaatgggaccatgattttttcacaaatgggaccatgattttctcacaaatgtgtccatgattttctcacaaatgggaccatgcaATCCAAAACAGCAGATGGCGCTGTTTCAACTTTTTCAGGCATTGGAAAAAAGCCCAGGGGAAAAGCACTGAATTTTAACGTACATATCACCCCTGACATATCATTTGAGCACTCTAAACAAGATAAACTTCTACAAAATGTTAATCCTTTTAAAGTTGGTCTTGTCAGGCTAGGAGGACCAGTTTAAACCAGCTTCTTTCATCCTAGCCAAGCTGGCAAAGCTTCCAGCCTAGTCAAGCTGGTTTGGGCTGGTGTgatcagcctgaccagctacagtataaaagcaaaaatctTTCTAATGCTAGCTTAAGCTAAAACCAGGTTGGAACACCATCTTGAACCAGTCAACCAGCATAGGCTGGTATTAGCTGTTATTTTTCTGCAGggaatataatacattttatttataatgcacTTTCTAGAACTCAAAGCACCATAATATAAGAGATTCTCAGGAACATACACATACAACAGTAACCAAGTTAGTAATAATCATTTAGCAATAGTAAGCTATTTTAAAAggataagtctttaaggatccctTAAAACAGTCCAGTGATGGTGAGTTTCTTATCACCAAAAGAAGAGAATTTAGAGAATCAGACGGGGTATAGGGATTGACAATTGCAAATGTATAGAGTTCAGATGGAATTCAATGTCTTTACACACAGAATGTGTTTACTATTAACAGACATTTATTATCAtcaacactttcaataaatccAAAGATTAACAACATGAACCCcaaaaaattaattttgttttcattcagtTGGCACTGTCAGGGGTTATATGCAAGTTAAAATTCAGGGCTTTTCAGGGAGACTAGTTGAAAATGCCTGAAAAAAGTTGAAACAGCGCCATCTGCTGTTTTGGATTGCAtagtcacatttgtgagaaaatcatggtcacatttgtgagaaaatcatggtcacatttgtaagaaaatcatggtcccatttgtgagaaaaccatggtcccatttgtgagaaaatcatggtcacatttacaaaacacagtacatatttgtaacacctctgcattttctctcaaattgcctttattatttgcaaagcgttttctgtttgtttgcgagtcaagttttccctttgcaaagcagattgagtttgtttgcaaaatgatGGATTTGTTTGTTAAATTTTGGCACAAAATTCGCTCCATACGAATGCACAACAGATATCTGTTTAAAAGAGGAGGATATATTAAGAAGAACCAAATTTATCAGTTTTTATCGGAGATTTAAGGCGATTATTATTataacttacttttttttttcaaataaacggTTGTTGACATCAACGCAAAGAATTGTGGGCTATCTTCAGCAGCAAAAGATACACCTCATGTATCCTCCGAATTCCTGTGAAAAAAAGAGCGCATTCGAAGGTCGCCTTCAGAGTCCCCTACTTACATTTCTGAAATGAGACAGACTCAATGACGTATGCAACCTTAGAATGCGACCTCTAAAGGGCGCAACCTGTGAAACGAAACACAGACACTATTTTTGGAAGGGTAATTTGTATTTTGCAGATTAACCATTTTTATTTGTACAAAGACTTTCACAATCCTTGTAGCATTGACTGGCTTGCAAGGGGGAAAATTATGTCACCCATCCATCCGTTGGCCCACATTGTGGAAACCATGGTGAATGATGAGAGCGTGTTCGGTCATTTCCGGTGCTTGCAGATGACGTTTTGTTGTTACGTAATTTAGGTAGAtttatctgactccaaagataaagatttagtttatattataatacaaaTCGGATTGATTATTACTTTTAACACTTATAGAATTTGgatggatgtttgtttattCTGATTAAGCTCTGTTATTACACTCGTTCATTTGGTTCTCATAATCGCACTTGATCCTAGTATGGGCCTAATAATTAATATAATGGTCAATGGTCATAAGCAAATCAGTGTTGGTCGTTGCCAGAGGTTGGACTATACGCTTAATCGTCCGCTCTCTGCGTGCTTAACTTTTAAACgtactttatttagtccccttaGATACTAGTCGTATCACTCAAAtcaaagatacagcatcatggggtGAATTTCCAAGTACAGAAAATCCCCCTGAACCATTTACAACTTTTccttaaatatccagagagacaaagcataaaggaatttggtactgattggttgttgtaaaacTCAGggatgtttgcatacagtgggtgattggtttatgtTTAAGAtgggaggtgtctatcaacattgaGTGAAGTTTGCTTACACttttaacattgaattctgttgtcATGTGAGTGAGACGATTGTGTCCACCATCTCGCGCTGTGAGAGTCAAAAACACCTAAAAACCACAGTAGAAAGAcctaggctgtttctcaatatgcgttcttcagtgatcttgcgtccttgtgtcctCACTCTGTgtcatcattaacagtcgaagttcaattccaattctcgaGAACGAAggtacagaggacgcatgaaaatacccggatgagttcttgatatcgaggatgcattgAGTGCAGACTTGCGCATTAAAATCTGGTGAGGTCACGTGACcagcaggaagatcgcacacatctcaattctcacaagtgcgttctgtgttctcgtGACGTTCTGAGTTTGTTCTTCCAAAGTCGCCTAGCAAGACCAGTCTCCACGAgaacgcaagtccgttctttgcgttcttagaattgagaaacagccctacactcacctaaaggtttattaggaacacctgttcaattctcattaatgcaattatctaatcaaccaatcacatggcagtgtCTTCAAtacatttaggggtgtggtcctggtcaagacaatctcaagttcaatctttgaactccaaactgaatgtcagaatgggaaagaaaggtgatttaagcaattttgagcgtgacATATTTGTTGGTGCCAGAAGGgtcggtctgagtatttcacaatctgctcagttactgggattttcacgcacaaccatttctagggtttacaaagaatggtgtgaaaaaagaaaaacatccagtatgcggcagtcctgtgggcgaaaatgctttgttgatgctagaggtcagaggaaaatgggccgactgattcaagctgaaagaagagcaactttgactgaaatgatcactcgttacaaccaaggtatgcaacaaagcatttgtgaagccacaacactcacacccttgaggcggatgggctacaacagcagaagaccccactgggaaccactcatctccactacaaataggaaacagaggttacaatttgcacgagctcaccaaaattggacagttgaagactggaaaaaatgttgcctggtctgatgagtctcaataGTTGTTGAGACATTCAGTTGGTAGAGTCAGAGTTTGACgaaaacagaatgagaacatggatccatcatgccttgttaccactgtgcaggctggtggtgatgtaatggtgtgggggatgttttgtgttggcacactttaggccccttagtgccaattgggcattgtttaaatgccatggcctaacctgagcattgtttctgaccatgtccatccctgtatgaccaccatgtacccatcctctgatggctactttcagCTGATAAtccaccatgtcacaaagctcgaatcatttcaagcTGGTTTTTGACTCaagacaatgagttcactgtactaaaatggcccccacagtcaccagatctcaacccaatagagcatctttgagatgtggtggaacaggatcttcgtgccctggatgtgcatcccacaaatctcaatcaactgcaagatgctatcctatcaatttGGGCCAACAGTTCTAAGGAATGCTTTCAGCAACTTGTTGAAttaatgccacgtagaattaaggcagttctgaaggcgaaagggggggtcaaacacagtattagtatggtgttcctaataatcctttaggtgagtataTATACGAATTGTAATTTCACAGCGCCACTCAATGGTCAGAGAGAAAAACAcatattataaaacgggcagttctggccctttttctgattggttgaaacgcattttaagccgtgataaaataccccggtaacCCCACAGTTAAGaccgcattacataagtatcactgtgCCACTGTTGCTAtacgtactgatttatgaaaataaacaacacagtctttaatcatattttaaaaaattctacaattgcacaattaatggcgatatctaGATAGATGTcgataaatattgttgagttatgttgtaaattaaaagaaaaccaCTCCATGAGGAGTTTCTACCTcgaatccatatttccgctattatccattaagccaggggttttcaaacctgTCCTTGAGGACCACTAGTACTGCACATTTAGCATGTTTCCCTTTTGTGACACACCTCATTCAGTTACCTTACACACCCATTTCAGGTCTTACAGActctactaatgagctgaaGATTTAAACCAGGTGTGTCTAATGAGGGAGACATGCAAATTGTGCACTACTAGTGGTTCTCCAGGAcaggtttgaaaacccctgcacGAAgcggcgatcttacccaactgaaacactgaagcattcactcaacactaaaaACTAGGGATatacatttatgtcattttttcatttcgattaattcataggtctgaagaacgagtactcgattaactgggggcggggcaatcaaaggggcggggcataCACGTCATGGTGGAAATGGTAAAATGGtaaaatggactgcatttatatagcgcttttaacagacctaaggccatccaaagcgctgtacatgttgcctcacattcacccattcactcgcacattcatacaccgacggcggtgtcagccatgcaaggcgccatccagctcgtcgggagcagctggggttaggtgccttgctcaaggacacctcgacacttggtccagtggagccggggatcgaaccaccaaccttccggtttgtagacaacctacatgaaccactgagccactgccgccccatgaaatgaaaatatttttattaaaaacactcaaataaaacttaattttgaagaaactatgacagaacaatgaacacatattgaactattaatgaattaaatgttttttaacagaaaccccTTACaggcgtgatgaagtgaaactaaagggttaataaacacaaaccgaagcgctttctatatgacgcactctacataatattaagcctttatacaacataaatgtacaacgtgcatctatctgcataaaatgcaagacttcaaccaagttttcaactaagttatgtacagaaagtttaactccctttaTGGATGTGCATCATGaacagcgcacttttaaacacgtccagtcaaagctcaagcttcataacattaaccagctttaagtcttttgctatcattttagcgatCAGTTGTGTCGTGTCATCCCTTACCTGTTCTCAGTTAAGATGTAATgttaatgctcgtatggctctctggtatctcttgaaatttgatgtttaaatatgagatgataaccattgaacttttgacgacgctgtacattttgcacctgactgactgtatttccgaaaatcacggcatctttttaaaccatagtgcctcagtgatgtgaggtgtgcCCGGCCTCACTGGATCGGCGGGCTGGCGCGCATTGCAGGGATCGGCGTGTTGCTGCAGCGCGGGTGTGCggaatctgtttgtttttgaatcaggCATGGTAacgttactgatgtcatactCCGGTCAGTGTAGCTCGACAAGACGTCAAacatctccagacccagtctttactactaGATGTGCTTGTAACCCTAACCAGCcatccaaatgccgccatatccataataaataaatacacacacatgatcgtcgttttcgtgatcgatcatcgatgccacgtttgagtactcgagcaatcgagtactcgtgcccatccctactaAAAACTCTGTCTAAGTTGTGATTCAGGGCCTGtattcttaaaggggacatattatgaaaatattactttttccatgtttaagtgctataattgtgtccccagtgcttctatcaacctataaaatgtgaaaGATCAACCCcgtaactaagttttggtaaacctttctctgcaagcatgtgaaaaaatcattGTAATTTAGctcctattgtgatgtcagaataggaTAAttccgccccctttatctgcattatccaaccacagcacagccatttagaacagagagaaagagagagagaaaataattcacagcacaattgagtttcaattgcaacaaaccaccatcattgtgatcagtgtttgcactttatccgctcatttgcattttaaatggcacacccaaaacagcacacttttgttcagacctagattaagatttagtttacatcttaaCTCTTTTtttgagatatctcgtcaattaagagaaaacgcttccctgccaatgacgagattttccgtctttccgcaataccgctattatccaccaggtggcaccctTCCGCaacggaagtattgccctatggcaagctgctgcatgtccgtgtctgttttaaagatcgctctgaatgggaactctatgaaaagtccgtcacaaaaattgaattatttctgctttttgctcaaaatgtggtgtttttgcaaaaacctacccatattcaaaagctgattgcaaaagaaccacttaaggtaggatgaaacgtttttttttttttgaaagcagagggtctgttctttcatttggtatattgtatgtttatatatttaaagaagaacattttctggaaggcattaaactttggtgaaaatcatgaaaaacgctggcgctggctggcaactttt
This window harbors:
- the LOC135785030 gene encoding uncharacterized protein — encoded protein: MALLEAKLRSRGDEGVKREDVDVDCCESSVYVTDGCLDSVWMSRDQSRTPQPLLDSKLSEEKSRHTQDSELSLTLLCYTESKPTDAQDTVCDSNQGLQDEESTDQTSTESLDSVCNAGEQQQILQTTLKMCSVKLIDCRNLMMKIKTEPTEEEDHTEEDEANRAEDLNPSDVKSESCCDRETSPTSEDRLTAQTLSCITCGKTFSSQRHLERHERKHTEQKLSFTTLQEKKLHHSEEHGEKKKKFHCEQCGKDFVFLSQLKVHMRTHSGEKPFYCTECGNYFSTKQSLGAHQRIHTGEKPYECPHCEMRFIQKSNLKGHVFKHTNERPYQCSKCDKAYRFSASLKSHQKNHSEEKLYQCSFCDKHFCHKSNLICHKRIHTEKPYKCSQCEKTYTQSSTLKLHERIHTGEKPYACSECGKRFTYLSNFIVHQKVHTGEKPYHCSVCGKSYGRHNNLVRHQRSHTGERLFKCSQCEKTFNQSSKLKVHERIHTGEKPHHCSLCGRSFGRLDNFVMHQRTHTGEKPYKCSQCNKTFNQSSNLKTHERIHTGEKPYVCSICGERFTQSASLQYHQKKHKNKLH